The DNA sequence TGAGCCATAGATAGTTTCTGCTCTGCCATTTGCATAATCTATATCAGCTCTTAATGTGTGAAGCGGTATTCTTCCATCTTTATATTGTTCAGTTCTTGCGATTTCAGCGCCACCTAATCTTCCAGCACACATAACACGTATTCCTTCAGCACCCATTCTCATTGAAGCTGTAATCGCCATTTTCATGGCTCTTCTAAATGAAACTCTTCCTTCAATCTGACTTGCAATATTTTCTGCTACAAGATAGGCATCGAGTTCGGGTCTTTTTATTTCCGAAATCTGAATTTTAACTTCTTTGTTAGAAATCTGTTTTAATTCTTCTTCAAGTTGAGTGATTTCTTTACCACTTTTACCAATTACAACACCCGGTCTTGAAGTGTGAATATTCAGTATAATACTTTTTGATGTTCTGTCAATTATAATTTTCGAAATTCCTGCCTTCTTCAATCTGTTCCTTACATAATCACGAAGCTTATTATCTTCTTTCAACTTTGTAGCATAGCTTTTACTTTCATACCAATTCGAATTCCAGCCTCTTATCAAGCCTACTCTTAAACCTACCGGATTAGTTTTCTGTCCCAAAAATTCCTCCTGAAATTATGCTTTTTTTGCTACAACAATTGTTAAATGACAGGATCTTTTTCTTATCCTGTATGCTCTGCCCTGCGGTGCAGGTGATATTCTTTTCAAAGTCGGGCCAACATTTACATAGGCTTCTTTTACAAAGAGATCGGCTGGCTCAACTCTCACAGTTTCTTCTTTATTATTAATCAGATTTGAAACTGCTGATCGTAAAGTTTTTTCTGCATCCTTTGACGAATGTTTTGGAGAGAAGTGAAGTATCTCCAATGCTTTATCAACTGATTCACCTCTTATTAAATCGATTACCAATCTCATTTTTCTAGGAGATGATCCAATAAATCTGTTTCTTGCTCTTGCTTCCATCGTAAATAATCTTTCTTAATTAACCTGCTTTTACAGCTTTTTCTGCTTTAGTTCCCGGGTGACCTCTGAAAATCCGGGTGGGTGCAAACTCGCCTAATTTGTGCCCGACCATATTTTCAGTTATAAAAATCGGAATCATTTTATTTCCATTGTGAACTGCAATTGTGTGACCTACAAAATCAGGAGTAATAATGGATGCACGTGACCATGTTTTTACTATTTTCTTCTGATTTGCATCATTAAGCTGCTTGATTCTCTGTAACAGCTTGTAATGTATAAACGGTCCCTTTTTTACCGATCGTGGCATAGGCTAAACCTAACTTTTCCTTCTTTTAATAATGTATTTATTAGATGGATTTTTTCTCTTTCTAGTTTTCAATCCTTTTGACTTTTGACCCCAGGGAGAAACAGGATGTCCGCCGCCTGAAGTTTTTCCTTCACCACCACCCATTGGATGATCAACAGGATTCATTGCAACACCTCTAACATATGATCTTTTACCAAGCCATCTCGTTCTACCTGCTTTACCAAGACTGATATTTTCGTGCTCTGAATTTCCAACCATACCATATGTTGCGAGACAGTTAACGTTTATAAGTCTAACTTCTCCGGAAGGCATTTTCAACTGTGCAAAGTTTCCTTCTTTTGCCATTAGCTGAAGAGAACTTCCGGCACTTCTTCCAAGCTGACCACCTTTACCCGGTTTAATTTCTACGTTATGAACAAAACTACCCAATGGCATTTCCTTTAGAGGCAAAGCATTGCCAACTGAAATTTCACTTCCAGAACCTGAAGAAATTTTGTCGCCAACTTTCAATCCATTTGGTGCAATGATATATCGCTTCTCGCCATCAGCATAATGCAGCAATGCTATTCTTGCTGACCTGTTAGGGTCATATTCTATTGAGAATACTTTTGCAGGGATACCATGCTTATTTCTTTTGAAGTCAATAATCCTATAGCGTCTTTTATGACCGCCACCTATGTGACGTGCGGTAATTCTTCCAAGGTTATTTCTTCCGCCAGATTTTCTT is a window from the bacterium genome containing:
- the rplV gene encoding 50S ribosomal protein L22, which codes for MEARARNRFIGSSPRKMRLVIDLIRGESVDKALEILHFSPKHSSKDAEKTLRSAVSNLINNKEETVRVEPADLFVKEAYVNVGPTLKRISPAPQGRAYRIRKRSCHLTIVVAKKA
- the rplB gene encoding 50S ribosomal protein L2 encodes the protein MGIKKLKPVTPGTRFKSDYTFEEITKSTPEKSLTVALRKSGGRNNLGRITARHIGGGHKRRYRIIDFKRNKHGIPAKVFSIEYDPNRSARIALLHYADGEKRYIIAPNGLKVGDKISSGSGSEISVGNALPLKEMPLGSFVHNVEIKPGKGGQLGRSAGSSLQLMAKEGNFAQLKMPSGEVRLINVNCLATYGMVGNSEHENISLGKAGRTRWLGKRSYVRGVAMNPVDHPMGGGEGKTSGGGHPVSPWGQKSKGLKTRKRKNPSNKYIIKRRKS
- the rpsC gene encoding 30S ribosomal protein S3, with protein sequence MGQKTNPVGLRVGLIRGWNSNWYESKSYATKLKEDNKLRDYVRNRLKKAGISKIIIDRTSKSIILNIHTSRPGVVIGKSGKEITQLEEELKQISNKEVKIQISEIKRPELDAYLVAENIASQIEGRVSFRRAMKMAITASMRMGAEGIRVMCAGRLGGAEIARTEQYKDGRIPLHTLRADIDYANGRAETIYGSIGIKVWICRGEILGKRASE
- the rpsS gene encoding 30S ribosomal protein S19 — protein: MPRSVKKGPFIHYKLLQRIKQLNDANQKKIVKTWSRASIITPDFVGHTIAVHNGNKMIPIFITENMVGHKLGEFAPTRIFRGHPGTKAEKAVKAG